One region of Ignavibacteria bacterium genomic DNA includes:
- the sixA gene encoding phosphohistidine phosphatase SixA: protein MNLYLVRHGAAEDKKPGGRDFDRELTEEGKKKMLTAAKGWKSVIPELDTLVSSPLARALQTAEIVRKEYGLKDEVIQDNRLSPGSRTEDIISLINEMPGDDVAIFGHEPDFSTHVSRLISNSGAEIDFKKGAVAKIVFHGRARLSAGTLEFLIPVKAFGA from the coding sequence GTGAACCTATACCTTGTAAGGCACGGTGCGGCTGAAGACAAAAAGCCGGGCGGGAGGGATTTTGACCGGGAGCTGACAGAGGAAGGCAAAAAAAAGATGCTGACGGCCGCCAAAGGCTGGAAGAGCGTAATACCGGAATTGGACACGCTTGTCTCCTCCCCTCTTGCAAGGGCGCTTCAGACGGCAGAAATTGTAAGGAAAGAATACGGGCTGAAAGATGAGGTAATTCAGGATAACCGCCTAAGCCCGGGGAGCAGGACTGAAGACATAATTTCGCTTATTAATGAGATGCCGGGAGACGACGTAGCCATATTCGGGCATGAGCCTGATTTTTCGACGCACGTCTCAAGGCTCATTTCAAATTCAGGGGCTGAAATTGACTTCAAGAAAGGCGCAGTTGCAAAGATTGTTTTCCACGGACGCGCCAGGCTTTCAGCAGGCACGCTTGAGTTTTTGATACCGGTAAAAGCCTTCGGAGCCTAG